A genomic window from Nicotiana sylvestris chromosome 11, ASM39365v2, whole genome shotgun sequence includes:
- the LOC104246461 gene encoding transcription factor RAX2-like, whose protein sequence is MGRAPCCDKANVKRGPWSPEEDAKLKDFIHKYGTGGNWIALPQKAGLKRCGKSCRLRWLNYLRPNIKHGDFSEEEDRVICTLYSTIGSRWSIIAAQLPGRTDNDIKNYWNTKLKKKPMGLMQSTNQRKSPYFPATNSLQTQPQINSSLFRDLYYTPNNRPNITGLNHQSISSAHQTNFLYTNNNMNFPNLGATNNQYPYNIQSHNLLMFGEASCSSSDGSCSQMSFGKEIKREEIMSNCLQQGQISSVNAFEENHQNFTLDYGNSSSNWVDQKPNVYFGTTTTQVLQYDNVEEVKQQLTSCTNGNNGSTIGCNNNNSMFVFNDENYNKSNEIEMFYY, encoded by the exons ATGGGGAGAGCTCCATGTTGTGATAAAGCAAATGTGAAGAGAGGGCCATGGTCTCCTGAAGAAGATGCTAAACTCAAAGATTTCATTCACAAATATGGAACTGGTGGAAATTGGATTGCTCTTCCTCAAAAAGCTG GACTAAAGAGATGTGGGAAGAGTTGTAGATTGAGATGGCTAAATTATTTAAGGCCTAACATTAAACATGGTGATTTTTCTGAGGAAGAAGATAGAGTTATTTGCACCTTGTATTCCACCATTGGAAGCAG GTGGTCAATAATAGCAGCTCAATTACCGGGAAGAACTGACAATGATATCAAGAATTACTGGAATACTAAGCTCAAGAAAAAACCTATGGGATTAATGCAATCAACTAACCAAAGAAAATCACCATATTTTCCAGCTACTAATTCTCTTCAAACCCAACCCCAGATAAATTCAAGTCTTTTTAGAGACTTATATTACACCCCAAATAATAGGCCTAATATTACAGGCCTAAATCATCAGTCCATTTCTTCTGCCCACCAGACAAATTTTCTCTACACTAATAATAACATGAACTTTCCTAATTTGGGTGCTACAAATAATCAATATCCTTATAATATCCAAAGTCATAATTTACTTATGTTTGGAGAAGCAAGTTGTTCTTCATCAGATGGAAGTTGCAGCCAAATGAGTTTTGGTaaagaaatcaagagagaagaaATTATGAGTAATTGTTTACAACAAGGTCAAATTTCAAGTGTTAATGCTTTTGAAGAAAACCACCAGAATTTTACTCTTGATTATGGCAATAGTAGTAGTAATTGGGTGGATCAAAAACCAAATGTGTATTTTGGTACTACTACTACTCAAGTACTTCAGTATGATAATGTTGAAGAAGTTAAGCAGCAGCTAACAAGTTGTACCAATGGCAACAATGGTAGTACTATTGGatgtaacaacaacaacagtatgTTCGTGTTCAATGATGAGAATTATAACAAGTCAAATGAGATAGAGATGTTCTATTACTAA